A genome region from Cyprinus carpio isolate SPL01 chromosome B23, ASM1834038v1, whole genome shotgun sequence includes the following:
- the ankrd33aa gene encoding photoreceptor ankyrin repeat protein, translating into MAEVKVTVQEDPNLGSSPDEDASELSVSENDSDSGSVLSDDSVLPNYEREDASGGSANTLYQACAKNNAAALRRVLERGVTREEVMELDINGRNGLMVAVSKGFVDLVYGLNQCPFLDINHQDNDGNTALMIAAQAGFAVILTYILNYFSGVDMELRDNRGFTALLKAVMQGSDDCVASLLMAGANINVVDATRGKDIREWALKTGRFETLNRLRRLNSRPQAEQFCEKYVPEWPDLKELVAKATATKSTGQKVAHRLKSTFTFSFPHDPQDNGIMDHMVRITTSIHSPLVVTGCRPLCPLSPPEIGKRRLAVPELMQMHPGKKLEEHETRHSNGSISVASTSASSVSLGSCCSDSERKGSMLSMASNGVRMFVPRSMARHNSVFPTGCVPQIKVTKSGEPTPKEKKNKLTKGYLEPPIWKYKEAKEEKKKEKAGQDKMDKGGKKKAKK; encoded by the exons ATGGCTGAGGTTAAAGTCACAGTGCAGGAGGATCCAAATCTTGGCTCCAGTCCAGATGAGGATGCCTCTGAGTTGTCAGTTTCTGAGAATGATTCAGATTCTGGGAGTGTGTTGTCAGATGACTCTGTGCTCCCGAACTATGAACGGGAAGATGCCAGTGGAGGCTCTGCCAACACCTTGTACCAAGCCTGTGCCAAGAACAATGCGGCAGCCCTCCGCAGAGTTCTGGAGAGGGGTGTCACAAGAGAAGAAGTCATGGAACTAGACATAAATGGCAGG AACGGTCTGATGGTGGCAGTCTCAAAAGGCTTTGTGGATCTGGTGTATGGACTCAATCAGTGTCCATTTCTAGATATCAATCATCAGGATAATGACGGCAACACTGCACTCATGATTGCTGCACAGGCTG GTTTCGCAGTCATCCTCACCTATATCCTAAATTACTTCAGCGGTGTGGACATGGAGCTCCGGGACAACCGAGGCTTCACCGCACTCCTCAAGGCAGTCATGCAGGGCAGCGATGACTGTGTGGCTTCACTTCTCATGGCTG GAGCCAACATAAATGTTGTGGATGCCACAAGGGGGAAGGATATACGAGAATGGGCTCTGAAGACAGGTCGTTTTGAGACATTAAACAGACTTAGACGGCTGAACAGCAGGCCTCAGGCTGAacaattctgtgaaaaatatGTCCCAGAGTGGCCAGACCTGAAGGAGCTAGTGGCCAAGGCCACAGCCACAAAAAGCACAGGACAGAAAGTCGCCCATCGCCTGAAGTCTACATTCACCTTTAGCTTTCCACATGACCCCCAGGACAATGGCATCATGGACCATATGGTGCGCATAACCACAAGCATCCATAGTCCCTTGGTGGTCACCGGATGCCGTCCTCTTTGTCCGCTGAGCCCGCCGGAGATTGGAAAGAGGCGCCTGGCCGTGCCTGAACTGATGCAGATGCACCCTGGGAAAAAGCTTGAGGAACATGAGACGCGGCACAGCAATGGCTCCATCTCTGTCGCATCTACCTCCGCCTCTTCTGTGTCGCTGGGCTCATGCTGCTCCGACTCAGAGCGGAAAGGCAGCATGCTCTCCATGGCCTCCAATGGAGTCCGCATGTTCGTCCCACGCAGCATGGCCCGCCACAATAGCGTGTTCCCCACCGGCTGCGTTCCCCAAATCAAAGTGACCAAGTCTGGAGAGCCAACGCCCAAGGAGAAGAAGAATAAGCTAACCAAAGGTTACTTAGAGCCACCGATATGGAAGTATAAGGAggctaaagaggagaagaaaaaggaaaaagcaGGACAAGACAAAATGGATAAAGGAGGcaagaaaaaagctaaaaaataa